The Oxobacter pfennigii genome has a segment encoding these proteins:
- the pta gene encoding phosphate acetyltransferase — MDVMKNIWEKAKTNIKKIVLAEGTEPRVIVATSKILKEGLADIVLLGDENKIKLTAAENNVSIEGAEIIDPVKSDHFENYVQYFYELRKNKGMTREKAYDTMKNVLYFGTMMVKLGHADGMVAGSINTTGDLLRPALQIIKTMPGISVVSSTFVMVLKDKQYGEGGVLLFADCAVNPDPDAEELASIAVSTAMTAKTLIGIEPRIAMLSFSTKGSAKHDMVEKIVDATNLVKEMDPDIEIDGEMQADAALVPSVARLKAPDSDVAGKCNILIFPDLQSGNIGYKLVQRLAGAEAIGPISQGFAKPINDLSRGCSSDDIVNVTAITAVQAQNQ, encoded by the coding sequence ATGGACGTTATGAAAAATATTTGGGAAAAAGCAAAAACTAATATAAAGAAGATAGTATTGGCCGAGGGAACAGAACCCAGAGTTATTGTAGCTACTTCCAAAATATTAAAAGAAGGTCTTGCTGATATAGTTCTTTTAGGAGATGAAAATAAGATAAAGCTAACAGCAGCAGAAAACAATGTAAGTATTGAAGGTGCTGAGATTATTGATCCGGTAAAATCCGATCACTTTGAAAATTATGTGCAATATTTTTATGAACTGAGAAAAAATAAGGGCATGACTCGGGAAAAAGCCTATGATACTATGAAAAACGTCCTTTATTTCGGTACCATGATGGTAAAATTAGGCCATGCAGACGGTATGGTAGCAGGCTCTATTAATACTACAGGTGATTTATTGAGGCCGGCATTGCAGATAATTAAAACCATGCCGGGAATCTCAGTTGTATCAAGTACCTTTGTCATGGTCTTAAAAGATAAGCAATATGGTGAAGGCGGAGTGCTGCTTTTTGCTGACTGCGCCGTAAACCCGGATCCGGATGCTGAGGAACTTGCATCTATTGCAGTTTCGACGGCGATGACGGCAAAAACATTAATTGGGATTGAACCTCGCATTGCAATGCTTTCCTTCTCCACAAAGGGCAGTGCAAAGCATGATATGGTTGAAAAAATCGTTGATGCTACAAATTTAGTAAAAGAGATGGACCCCGACATTGAAATAGATGGAGAGATGCAGGCAGATGCAGCTTTGGTTCCTTCTGTTGCAAGGCTTAAAGCTCCTGACAGCGATGTCGCAGGAAAGTGCAATATTTTGATTTTCCCTGATTTACAGTCAGGAAACATAGGTTATAAGCTGGTTCAAAGACTGGCAGGAGCAGAAGCTATAGGACCTATATCACAGGGTTTTGCAAAGCCTATAAACGATTTATCAAGGGGATGCAGTTCGGACGATATCGTCAATGTTACGGCCATAACTGCTGTTCAGGCTCAGAATCAATAG
- a CDS encoding nucleotidyltransferase, with translation MSVLGLIVEYNPLHNGHIYHFNTSLNITQAKNSVCVISGNFVQRGEPSVVDKWARTRMALESGIDLVIEIPVIYCVQSAEFFAYGSISLLQSLGIIDTVCFGSEIGDVKLLNKIANIISTEPYEYKKYLKQELTSGKSFAQSRANALLKYLSKNDTDHLDYNMLNSMLQSSNNILGLEYIKWLIRLNSSIRPVTIKRLSSNYNDTILIDNLSSATAIRKSLKLGQFDLLSSQLPDSSYEILKRQFETDKGPVFFEDFCQSILYILRRMSLREISEIMDVNEGLEHKIKKAAISSCTLEELISDIKSKRYTETRIGRILIHSLLGLTRDQLLRLKEAGGPQYIRVLGFSEKGKELLHRMKKTCTLPIITNTADYKRYDNKYLHEMIELDIRATDIYNTVHKNPHLRKGGMDFYKKPEML, from the coding sequence TTGTCAGTACTTGGTTTAATTGTCGAATATAATCCATTACATAATGGCCATATATATCATTTTAATACCTCTTTGAATATAACACAAGCAAAAAATTCAGTTTGTGTTATAAGCGGTAATTTTGTCCAGCGCGGTGAACCAAGCGTTGTGGACAAATGGGCACGAACTCGCATGGCTCTTGAGTCCGGAATAGACCTGGTTATTGAAATACCTGTAATTTATTGCGTACAAAGTGCCGAATTTTTTGCTTATGGCTCCATTTCATTGCTACAGAGTTTAGGGATAATTGATACAGTTTGCTTCGGCAGTGAAATCGGTGATGTAAAACTGCTTAATAAAATTGCAAATATTATAAGTACCGAGCCTTATGAATATAAAAAATATTTAAAGCAGGAATTAACTTCTGGAAAATCCTTTGCTCAATCAAGGGCCAATGCACTGCTTAAATATTTATCAAAGAATGATACTGACCACTTGGATTATAATATGCTTAATTCTATGCTTCAATCCTCCAATAATATATTGGGACTGGAATATATAAAATGGCTCATAAGGCTTAACAGTTCCATACGGCCTGTTACAATAAAAAGATTGTCTTCTAATTATAATGATACTATTCTTATTGACAATTTATCAAGTGCTACAGCTATAAGAAAATCGTTAAAATTAGGACAATTTGACCTTTTATCAAGCCAGTTGCCTGACTCTTCATATGAAATACTTAAAAGGCAGTTTGAAACAGATAAAGGCCCTGTATTCTTTGAAGATTTTTGTCAGTCCATTTTATATATTTTACGCAGAATGAGCCTAAGAGAAATATCCGAAATAATGGATGTAAACGAAGGCTTAGAGCACAAAATAAAAAAGGCCGCTATTAGCAGCTGCACATTAGAAGAGCTTATTTCAGATATCAAATCCAAAAGGTATACCGAAACCAGAATCGGACGCATTCTTATTCATTCCCTATTAGGCTTAACAAGAGATCAATTATTACGCCTTAAGGAGGCAGGTGGCCCTCAGTATATAAGAGTCCTTGGCTTTTCCGAAAAAGGAAAAGAGCTTCTCCACCGAATGAAGAAGACTTGTACCTTGCCTATAATAACTAATACAGCTGATTACAAAAGATATGACAATAAATATCTCCATGAAATGATTGAGCTTGATATCAGGGCTACGGATATCTATAACACAGTACATAAAAATCCCCATTTAAGAAAAGGCGGAATGGATTTTTACAAGAAGCCTGAGATGCTATAA
- a CDS encoding patatin-like phospholipase family protein translates to MKRPKVALALGAGASRGLAHIGVIKGLIENNIPIDMVAGTSAGALVGALYCCGVDIKVMEQIARGIPMKNLLDLSVPKIGFVKGGKIESLIKLLTKNMRIEDLKIPFRAVATNLTSGEKLVFDKGLIYKAVRASISIPGVFTPIYMDDNVLVDGCILERVPVSTARDMGADIVIGVDVGFSSLKGKTSSIFDVIFKSIDLMQKELLKTQIIDADFLIKPYLKDIDPTRFDQVDECSNEAYEVTKEAIPVIKDIIESKICKTA, encoded by the coding sequence ATGAAAAGACCTAAAGTTGCTCTAGCCTTAGGTGCCGGCGCATCAAGAGGACTCGCCCATATAGGCGTTATAAAGGGCTTGATTGAAAATAATATACCAATAGACATGGTGGCAGGTACGAGCGCCGGAGCTCTTGTAGGTGCCCTATATTGCTGCGGTGTGGATATTAAGGTGATGGAGCAAATCGCCCGCGGCATCCCTATGAAAAATCTCCTTGATTTATCTGTCCCCAAAATAGGTTTTGTAAAGGGCGGTAAAATAGAGTCACTCATAAAGCTGCTCACTAAAAATATGCGGATTGAAGACCTTAAAATACCCTTCAGAGCTGTTGCCACAAACCTTACCAGCGGCGAGAAGCTGGTTTTTGATAAAGGATTGATTTATAAAGCAGTAAGAGCTAGTATATCCATACCCGGCGTATTTACTCCAATTTACATGGATGATAATGTTTTGGTGGACGGATGCATACTGGAGCGAGTGCCGGTAAGCACGGCAAGGGACATGGGTGCAGATATAGTAATTGGTGTGGATGTGGGTTTTTCTTCTCTGAAAGGAAAGACCAGCAGCATCTTTGATGTGATTTTCAAATCCATTGATTTAATGCAAAAAGAGCTATTGAAAACTCAAATAATAGATGCAGACTTTTTAATTAAACCATACTTGAAAGATATCGACCCCACAAGATTTGACCAGGTTGACGAATGCTCCAATGAGGCATACGAAGTCACAAAGGAAGCCATACCTGTTATTAAGGATATTATAGAAAGTAAAATTTGTAAAACTGCATGA
- the ylbJ gene encoding sporulation integral membrane protein YlbJ, whose amino-acid sequence MFYLLLGIIILILLLIYAYVKEFAIQYSLLNKILLCFGIIIFTLAIIMYPGESFKAALDGLNLWFNIVFPSLLPFFIGSELLINLGVVGFIGTLLEPVMRPIFNVPGSGSFAFIMSVTSGYPVGSKIVAQLYNNKMCNKSEAQRLLSFCSTSGPLYVIGAVAIGMLNMKEYGSLIISAHYLGALSVGLLFRFYKKNDRTKVPPQSGYIKRAFLNLKHTLSNEKRPFGQLLSESVRNSVNSMLLIGGFIVLFSVIIRLLTSSGIISIISDLMHMLLGFTGTSKSFLQSAASGFFEITVGCKLIASANAMVNLKILAICTVISWSGLSVHAQVAGMISSTDLDMKIYVLCKMLHGLFSGLYAYILLGIWDKNNVSQVLSVFSDRLNTFENISFLSRLFVSSGQFALILLFVISVSLVYAIVRKIYSAVNR is encoded by the coding sequence ATGTTTTATTTACTTTTAGGCATAATAATTCTTATACTTTTATTGATATATGCATATGTGAAGGAATTTGCCATACAATATTCGCTGCTTAATAAAATTTTATTGTGCTTTGGCATTATCATATTTACTCTGGCAATTATAATGTATCCCGGGGAATCCTTTAAGGCGGCATTGGATGGGCTGAATCTATGGTTCAACATTGTATTTCCTTCTCTCCTGCCTTTCTTTATTGGCTCGGAATTACTCATCAATTTAGGTGTGGTTGGATTTATAGGTACGCTATTAGAGCCCGTCATGAGGCCAATTTTTAATGTTCCCGGCAGCGGCTCTTTTGCATTTATAATGAGTGTTACCTCGGGTTATCCAGTGGGCTCTAAAATAGTAGCTCAGCTTTATAACAACAAAATGTGCAATAAAAGCGAGGCTCAAAGACTGCTATCTTTTTGCAGCACATCAGGGCCATTGTATGTAATAGGTGCGGTTGCCATAGGAATGCTAAACATGAAAGAATACGGGTCATTGATTATATCCGCCCATTATCTTGGAGCTTTAAGCGTAGGATTGCTTTTCAGGTTTTACAAAAAAAATGACAGGACAAAAGTCCCGCCTCAATCAGGTTACATAAAACGCGCATTTTTAAATTTAAAACATACACTTTCAAATGAAAAACGCCCTTTTGGCCAACTCTTAAGCGAGTCGGTCAGAAATTCCGTAAATTCCATGCTGTTAATTGGCGGCTTTATTGTATTATTTTCAGTGATAATACGCCTTTTGACAAGCTCAGGCATAATATCTATAATTTCAGATTTAATGCATATGCTGCTTGGCTTTACGGGAACTTCAAAATCTTTTCTGCAGTCTGCAGCCTCCGGATTTTTTGAAATAACCGTTGGCTGTAAATTAATTGCTTCAGCAAATGCCATGGTTAATTTAAAAATATTGGCCATCTGCACCGTAATATCCTGGAGCGGATTATCTGTCCATGCGCAGGTTGCAGGTATGATAAGCAGCACAGATCTTGATATGAAAATATATGTACTATGCAAAATGCTTCACGGGCTGTTTTCCGGACTTTATGCTTATATATTGCTGGGAATATGGGATAAAAACAATGTATCTCAAGTGTTATCAGTGTTTTCCGATAGACTTAACACATTCGAAAATATTAGCTTTTTATCCAGACTGTTTGTTTCATCAGGTCAATTTGCCCTTATCCTTCTCTTTGTAATAAGTGTATCACTTGTATACGCAATAGTCAGGAAAATATATTCGGCTGTTAACCGCTGA